The window AAGTGTGCCGGGTGCTACTCATGGGCTACAGTGCATCCAAGACATGATGTACACCCAATCAGGGAATAGCTGCCCGCATAAAGATGACAATATTCAGCAACAGGCTGCATGTCGAGTCCGAGAGCCTGCGTGCCCAATGGCTCCAGTCCCATTTGCTCGCATAAACTGGCGCTTACCAGTCATCTCGTAGTGGTGCCTGGCGATGACAGCGACCCAAAACGAGCGACTCTCACCGCTAGCGCCCACTGAAAGAACGTTGTCCGCTGTCTTCTAGCGCCAGGCACCCCTTGCAGCAGCCCTCAATTGGCGgcgccctggccctggcgcCCTCCCGGTTGGCTGCCCAGTGCCCAGTTTGCCCCTGAAGCTAATGCACGTCTTTGGGCGGTTCGGCCGTTTTCTgcacatgttttttttttctcttggctgcttgcaTGGGGCGGCCGAGAACAAAAGAGGGGGAATTCAAGAAGTACTACTTACTGTAAGAGCAGGAAAggcaaagggaaagaaaaagagagagttgCGTGAGGGGAAGGCTCCGCGATTCGATTAGCCTCCTGCGGGTATCGGATAGTGACATGAAGGATTAAATGGGAGTGAAGCACAGCTCGAGATATTATTAGAAATTCCAAGACAGGACCATTTAGCGAGGACAAAACTCGTGCTATTGTCCCAGTTTGTCTTTCAAAAGCAAACTCTAAAGGTAGCGGTACAAAGCTCGTAGCCGCAGAAACGACTCAACCCGGATTATTAGTGGACTCGAGCTTTATTGCGACTGAACACACGGTTCACCTTGACAGTGATCGGTGCATAATGGCATGAGAGGATCCTCCACTATTAGGTCATCCCAATCAATCGCTTCCATGCtcatttctccatctctgcgGTAGATGATTGCAGCCAAGACTTGCCCCAGCAAAAGGAGCCGTCCGCGTAATCCTAATAATCCTGATAGGACATGGTGCTGGCAACTCGCTGCGATGCCCCGACCGTGTTCACTACCTGGCAGAGAGTAAGACGATTTCGCGGTGTAAGCAATCAAGTATCATTTCTTCCGGGCCAATGAAAACAGAGGTatgtttgctcttttgcgCTAAACAGTATATCAAGGAAATACTTTTGCATCAACACCCAAACAAAATCCATTAAATCCATTTTCCTGAACGCCATCGAGATTATATCCAAGTCCTGTCCACATGTGTAGAAGAGCAATCGTGCTTTATAGTGAATGCATATAAACAACAACggctctccctctcttcttaACCACAGCATGATACCTAGTGTCGGCTTTCAAACCTGCAACGACCTGACAATCTTCTGAAATTCTTGCCAGGATAGCCAGTCAGCCAATCAgtcagcagccagccagccagcaaaATACTGAAAGACATGGGCGTATCCAAGGGATACAATAGCGCTCGCCATATAGCCGGCAGTATGCTACACGAGTTGGACCGATGCAGGCGCATTATCCTGACCAAATATTCATACTCTGTTGAAGCCTCGAGTACCAAAGGGAATCGTCCAACAAAGGGTAATATAAAGCAGTTGGTATCTTGAAACCCCGGCCGCAGTCCAAGTCGAACGGTGGACCTGCGTTCAATCTTGCATTTCTGAGGCCAATCGATGCGTGAAAAGTGTCGTCAGATCGGAGGTAAGCATCGGCTTATAGCTGGTCAAGTAGCttccgtcttctcctctcaAGAAGCTCCATCTGAACTTCCTCCAGCGTGGGCAGTGCCCATCCATGGCCGTCACCGCTGTCTCCGGGTAACGGTTCCCAACCGTCCGGCGCTCCTTGTGATCCCGTCGCCAGGAGATTTGCCAatgcctctctttctttctcggcTTCGTACTGTAGCAGCgcgtcgtcctcttcgttCGGAGCATAGCCGTAATACGCCGCATCCACGTTTTTTCTCAAGTCTCTGCTTGTTTCCAGTGGCTtgtcctccttcttcctggATTGGGCGGCCTCAAAGAGCTCCTTGACTCCTGGCAGCTCCCTCGCTCGCCCAAAATATTTGTAGCCTTTCCCTCCACCGGGTATTTCTCTGCCCTGCTCGTCGTACAtcttccctcctcctctcatGTAGTTTGGTCCGCCTAGATTCCGTATCTGCACCTCCCACATGTGCTTCTCACGCATCAGCTTGTTGATTTCATCGTTGAGGTCGCGGATCTGGTAGTCGCTCAGCACGGGGTCCTGGATCCGAGAAACCTTGCGCGAGATCTCCTTGAGGACTTGGCCGCGCCATTTCTCGCACGATGGGATCGAATCGACTTCGGTGATGACCTTGGGGCGGCGTGTTCGTCCGGCGTCAATGATGCCCAAGTCTGCTGCTTGCGCTTCACGGAAGCGGAAGAGCATAGACTGGGCCTTTTCCGAATTTCGAGCCTATCGAGAGGGTCAGCAAGTTCCTGAATACAAGGGGAGATGTGGCTCGACGTTTGCAGCTCCTTACCATGTTGACAGTTTTCTTGGAACACGAGGGTCAAGACTTTTAAAAGTTGATGGCTTGCCTGGCGGAAGCTCACTCGGCAACTTTGTTCCATGCAACGCGCAGCCTCGTGCGTATACTGTAGCGCATAAGTACCAGCCACACATGTATCCACTTTACATTCTCAGCCTCGCTCAACACCATGAGCttaagcaaaaagaagcttacCCTATCTTGGTTCCAACTACTCGTTGAAATATTGATGAATTCGCTGTTTAAATGCTATTTTGATATCCACATTTGCCATCCCATCATCTATCACAGAATTTCTCATCTGTTTCTATTGATATCGTTATGAATCTGATATTTTACAGAACTTGATTTCCCGTCAGCGCGGGCCGCATAGAGTTAGCAATTGCTTATCAATGCGAGTTGACACGCGAAAGTGGAACCAGTTTTGGAATCAATCTCTACAACAAACTAGATGTGCGTCATTTCAACCAAGGACACAAATTCAATTACATTAAACAAGCATTCATGTAGGCTTCATGTGTATGCAGTTGCCTCTTGAGAGCAGATATAAACTATTTCTGGCAATAAGAATGGTTATATAGTACTATATCTTATTATAATGTGTAGGGCATTTCCACAGTAAAAATGAAAATACTGATCGTATATCCGATCTTTAAATGGGATAAATAGGCCACTATACCTTTCTGCGAAAGAATCTCAAGGAGAAAGCTCCGAAGCGGCGGAAATCAGACGGTAACCCACCTCTTGAGTCAGGCGCCCGCATTGTCGCCGTTGACTTTGAACAAGGAGTTTCCAGTTTCAACCTAATGGTGTATACGAAAACAAGGAAGTGATGTGCTTAGCTATCTATTTATTTTCCAccaatggcgatgaaaaCCACCCGAGAATAGCCTTGTGGGTGGAAAGAGACAGATATTTAGCTAAAAGGCTATGCAACGATATATGAATATCTTAGAAAGAGGTATTCAGAAACGTATGATGTGCGGTTTTATAGTTTGCGTAAAAGATTCTATCTTCTCCCATTGCTTTTTGAGATGTGGGTTTGCAAATGTCCGAGTGTTCAAACGAAATTTCACGCAACTTATAGGAAGCGCTAAGCGAATATGTGTCATCAGGTTGACGCCAAACTACTGTGATGTAACCCAGCGGGCACGATGGAGTGATTATAAATACAAGTATATATATGGCTAGTTGGACTATGGTAACCATCGAAATGTGATTAATGGCAAAATGTTCTGCCCCATTGGCGTTTAGATTTCACGATCCATCTTATCGCCGAATCATGAAACCAGTCTTTATAATACAGCCATACTGAATGACAAAGATTGGCATATACTAAAACATCCAGTCATATATCatgctgctactacttgaGAATATGTTCCCTAACAAGCAATAAACTGTGCAACTAAAATACCCAGCCTAGATCTACTTTGGGAAGCCATTGGAAATCATGCCTAAAACACGCTTTGAGGCCAGCACATCACCTCATTCGTTACAAATTGTCTCATGTCGTTTGGATTGACAGTGTATAAGGATATGGAACTGGAGTATAAAGCTCAATATATGGGAATGACTCGCTTCTTAATCTCAACTATGACTTTCAGCCTGGGCAACCAACATCTActttgagagaagaaaggttATAGCGGCTCAAAACAAGTACAATTGGGAAATCGTTGTATAAGTTGGCCTTGAATCAACTCCTTCTTGGTATTATAGCGCTTCAAGCCTTGGCCATGTCGCACTCCGTCATATCACCTGCGATTTTGTTCTGGGGGACACCCGTCTTGCTCGTCACATCCGAGAACGAAGATGGAACGGAAAATATCTCTCCAGTATCATCAGTATGGTGGCTCGGCCACCGCTGCGTTCTCGGACTTGCTGCCGAAAGCAAGACACCTCAAAACATTGTTCGAACCGGCCAATGTGTTGTCAACCTCCCAGATGATACCATGACTCATCATGTCAACCTGTTAGCCGATACGACTGGCACTGAGCATCCCTCTGCATCAAAGATAGACAGAGGATACCGCTATGTCAAAGACAAATGGACGCGTGCGCAACTTACCCCTCAAAAATCCGACCTTGTTCGGCCCAGCCGCATTTTAGAGTGCCCCGTGCAGATGGAGTGCGAGTTGGCAGAGAATCACGAAACCATGAAGGATTATCCTGACCTGAGGggcgccattgctgccattgagctTAAAGTACTTCGAACTCACGTCGTGGATGGAATCCGGATGGCTGGCTATCCAAACCGAATTGATCCCGACCGCTGGAGGCCCCTCATCTCGTCCTTTCAGGAATTTTATGGTTTGAGCGAAAACAAGCTATCGAACAGCAGACTGGGcaagattgaagaggagaaatATCGCCCATTTACACGAAGCCAATTTGTTACACTTCCAGGTGACGAGGATAAAGAGGAAGTTGAGCAGCGCTATTCGCAAGCAAACGGAAAGATTGAGAATGGAAATTAGAGCAGCCGGGAAAGAGATATATTTGTATACCATGATGAAAGCAGAGAGTTGGAAACTGGAATGACCACGTTGAAACTGATTTATAATTAAACTCATACCATTTATATCTGTTGGTCAATCGCTATAATGTGCAGATGGTAATCTGGAATAAGGCGACGAACAATTGCCGCTAGAGATATGTTGAGGGAAGATGTATATGAATATTGTCTTTTTCCTAGCCTAAATAATGATTTGCTTCATATATGTGGTTCATTATCTCACAAGACTCATTTGCCATGATGAGCAGTAGCACGAGATGTCGATATTACaaataaagtatttataatacaCATTTGTATACTCTGTAACCCCCTAGTTGCGAATCTGGCCAACCAAATCAGGCTCCTCATATGCTACTTTTCCTGCGCTTACATCGGGGTAGACATCGAACCTGCGCTGCGTCTCCAAAGGTATATTCCTTCGCGTCGCTAgaatcttttcttcattcaaCTCGCTTTCAATGATGGCCTCGTCCTCCTGTGCCTCAGCCAATACAGCAGCCATTGGATCGAGAATCATGCTGTGCCCCCAGGCAGGATAGGAAGAATCCAACACGCGAGCAGGACTGCACATGCCCACATAGATCTGGTTGTCGACAGCTCGTGCCTGCGCCAGCAGTTTCCAATGCAGAGCGCCCGTGACCAGGTTGAACGCACCGGGATAGATTAAAGCAAAAGCCCCCTTTCGAGCGGCAATGGTAGCAAGCTCCGGGAAGCGGATATCGTAGCAAATGGCAACGGCAATCTTGCCATATTCGGGAAAATCGACCAGTGTGACCTTGTTGCCTGGGCTGAGAACTTCCGACTCCCGAAATGTGACCTTGCCTGGGATATCAATATCAAAGAGATGCGTCTTGCGATGGATTGATAACAAGGCACCATCTGGCCCAAATATGAGACAGGTATTGTAGTGCTTTTTCGTTGATGGGTTGAGCTCCGGAATCGAGCCTCCAATGAGATACACGTTGTtctctgctgccattgccgacaAAGCATAATATGACGGAGCCTGGTCTTTTACCGGTGGTAAAGGCAGTAATGGCTCTGCATATTTGGGAAAATGCTCGGTTCCATACGGTGAGTTGAAGCATTCTGGAAGGACGACAATCTTTGAGCCTCCCGAGGCCGCCTTGGCTACTTGTGAGGCCGCATGTTTCAGGTTCGCGGCCTTGTCTGTCCCAGAAAGGAGCTGTACAAGAGAAATCTTGACAGGCTTCTTGAGGATGCTGCGAGCGActgatgccatcttgaatgAGGGAGATCTGGTTAGACGAATCGTAGAGAACCGGGGACTGGACGACTAATCAAGGTGCAGGTTGTCAACGCCGAGTTAGCTGGCCAGCTGATATCAGTTTATCGATCTCGATCCTTGAGATGATGTAAATGCCGACTTTATCTTGTCAAGGCAAATTACACTCGTGATGATTAGTATGCtaaagtcaaagtcgaagcCCGCTCAAGGCACGCGACCTCGAAGCCCGTCGGCTTTTTCGGCTTTTTTCACAGGTCGCCTTTATCTTTCCCTTGTTATGTACATACTAGCTAGCAGACTGCATAGCAACGTTTTAGTGCTGCAAGCTTGCTCCTCAGCTCCCTGATGATAAAGCTTCAGTGGCGTTGTGTCACCGCCAAACATTTGCCGATGGCGGCCATTCTGCTCCACTTCCCCTCTCATCGCCAGTATTACTTGTAAGAAAGCCTTCCCTAAGAATCGATAGATTGAAAAGGCTACGTAGAGGCGCAACTGTTCAATTGGCCATTCATTTTCCGTAAAAAAAGCCGTCACAGCCCAATTGCTTCTCCAGAATATCACTGCCTGCCTCCAAAGATCAATTCCCCAAGAAATCACCACTCGGCTTCCCTGTTCGACATGTCTGCAGCTACAGCCCCAAAGATGGAGCAGTTCGAATTCCACGATCCAACCACACGCTCCACCTGGCGACTCTGCTCACCCGGCATCGAGGAAATGACGTTGAACGAAGACACAGTAACCGGCCGCAAGTCGATACTGCAGCGATGGCAACCGGGGGCCACCAACCCAACGTCGAATCCCGCAGTGCACACCTACATCGAGGAGGTCTACATCGTCGAAGGCGATCTTACGGATAAGAGGCTGGCTCAGACCTTTTACAAGGGCATGTATGCATACCGCAACGCCGGCATGGAGCATGGGCCCTGGGCCTCGGAGCGCGGGTGCCTTATGTTCGTCACTTGCACGCCGGTGGATAGTGAGCGATAGGAGGCGATATAGACGGGATATAGACGGGCAGATCGTATATACTGTGCATCATCTACATGTAAAGGGTCGGGGTTCAGGGTTGGCGAATGGATGGAATCTAGAGAGCTTACAGTACAGGTTGGTAACGGTTTGGTAATCGGGCAGGGGTCTTTTAGCGGCAATCACATTGCAAAATAATATTCCACGTATGATCAAGCCTGACGCCATGGTGCGAAGCCAAAGGATACTATCTGGCACGCTTTATCACTTCATTCTATCCTAATCGACCAAAGCCCATATCTTGGTTGCCGTCTGCAACTCAACTAGTAACTAACGACAAACAGCTCCTGTCAACCCGAGTCAGTCCAAAGGTCAAAAGAGACGGCGGGCGCTCGCATGGAGCCAAACCTTTCTGTTTCCACACCtgcggcttcttctccataaaGCCTGCTGAAAGCTCGCCGTAGCTCGGACGATGGCGTGAAATTCCCCAGCCCAACGCACAGACTTGTCGAATCTCGAGCCGGTGATTTGGCGACTCTTCCCAAGCTATTTCTCAGAAACCGGGGGCTTCCCCAGACCCCAGATACGGCTGCCACTACCAACAACCActaaatacatgtatatcgGCAAATTCCCCTTCCACTGACGATTTTCATCTTGCGTCTTATTCCTTCTCGAGTCCATCATTTGCCGACACCGACACGCGTTTTATAATCATTTGCTCCCGGCGCCGGGTCTGAATGTGGAGATATCCCGAGATGTCGGACTCTGTAATGATGGCCCAGCCGCGAAAACCGgccagcagaggcagcagacGAGGCCGGAAGCCCACGTCATGTACGCAATGCCACTTGAGGAAGCAAAAGTGTGATAGGAACCAGCCTTGTAACCGCTGCCTACAGCGGGGAGTGGCCCATTTGTGCGGCGATTCCACCAACGGCAATGGTGGTTTCAAGCACTCACAGTCTCCCCAGGTGGTTTCCATCGCTCCGCCCAGCCCTTCTCCCAGACCGAGGAGAGTGACGCAGCCGCCAATGAGTCCTAGTTTGGGGTCGTTGTTCGCTAACAGGGGTGCCAGAGCCTTTTATGGCTCTTCATACTTTGGCCACCAGGTGGCTTCCAGGATACTCAGTGAAGAGGGCCAAGATCTCCCGGCAGGCATATCGCGAGGTCGAGACACATTGCAGTCCTTTAGGGATGAGTCTAGCTCTTTCGCTCAGGTCTGGGATCTGCTTGGTCTCCTGCCTCGGCAGAAGTCAACGGTTGATCGCTTGGTGAATATCTTTCTGGCAGAGGTGAACTGGTCGTTGGATGCAGTTCATGAGGCGACTTTCAGAAGCAGCTATGATGAGTTTTGGGGCAGACGATTTGGTTTCGATGATTTGGCCAATGTCGACCTTCGATGGTTGGGGCTATTATTCATAATATTGGCCTTTGGAGTTCTGCTTGATTCTCCGCCACATCCGACGCTGGATGTGCAGCGAGaacgagaagaagcctcTCTCCGATTTTATGTAAGTTGAATTTCTGCGTGTAAAAGAAACTCGTATATGGAAATAATCTGACAAGTAATGCTTTAGtgggcagcaagaagagcaattGTCATTGCTCCGTCGTTTTACGGAGAAAGTACAGATATTGTACGAGCCGGACTGCTCGTAACCCGCTATCTACTCTACACTCGACGCGTTTCAGAGTCGTGGTTGACAATCGGCTTCGCATCGAGAATGGCCCAAGCACAAGGCATGCATGTAAGGGATTCCACCACCTCAATGATTTTGGCCCATGTAAAATACTCATACTTGGCAGGTTGACGGTGAGAGATGGCGCATGACTCGCAAAGCCACCGAGCAGCGGAGACGGCTCTGGAGCCATATATATACGATCGACCGTATGATATCGCTTGCACTGGGCCGGCCGTATGCAATCAACAATCAGTTTTGCTTAACGCACGAGCCTGAAAACGTCTGGCTGGATGACAtggaggacgaagaagccaacCGTGCTGTGCCGCAGCCGCTTAGTCTTCCAACGCCGAGCGTGCTATCATCTCTGCTTTATCGACTTGCACAGGTCGTTGGAAAGATACAGGAGAAGTGCTTCGGAATGGAAAGAGTAAGCTATGAGGCTGTTCTCCAGCTCGATGCAAACCTGGTCAGGTGGAGCGAACAGCTTCCGCCATACTTCCGCTTAGACAACCCAGACACTGCAGCGGATGACGCTCTTCCATTTCTCCCATGGCATCGATTATATCTGCACACGTCATTTCACTTTGCCAGAATCGTCCTACATCGACCATTCCTGCTTCGAGAATCAATCACGGATCGATTTCGAACTAGCCACGAGGCGTGTATGTCCTCGGCGTTGGCAGATTTGAA is drawn from Trichoderma atroviride chromosome 7, complete sequence and contains these coding sequences:
- a CDS encoding uncharacterized protein (BUSCO:EOG092D3VON), whose translation is MARNSEKAQSMLFRFREAQAADLGIIDAGRTRRPKVITEVDSIPSCEKWRGQVLKEISRKVSRIQDPVLSDYQIRDLNDEINKLMREKHMWEVQIRNLGGPNYMRGGGKMYDEQGREIPGGGKGYKYFGRARELPGVKELFEAAQSRKKEDKPLETSRDLRKNVDAAYYGYAPNEEDDALLQYEAEKEREALANLLATGSQGAPDGWEPLPGDSGDGHGWALPTLEEVQMELLERRRRKLLDQL
- a CDS encoding uncharacterized protein (EggNog:ENOG41~SECRETED:SignalP(1-22)), with protein sequence MSHSVISPAILFWGTPVLLVTSENEDGTENISPVSSVWWLGHRCVLGLAAESKTPQNIVRTGQCVVNLPDDTMTHHVNLLADTTGTEHPSASKIDRGYRYVKDKWTRAQLTPQKSDLVRPSRILECPVQMECELAENHETMKDYPDLRGAIAAIELKVLRTHVVDGIRMAGYPNRIDPDRWRPLISSFQEFYGLSENKLSNSRLGKIEEEKYRPFTRSQFVTLPGDEDKEEVEQRYSQANGKIENGN
- a CDS encoding uncharacterized protein (EggNog:ENOG41); this translates as MSAATAPKMEQFEFHDPTTRSTWRLCSPGIEEMTLNEDTVTGRKSILQRWQPGATNPTSNPAVHTYIEEVYIVEGDLTDKRLAQTFYKGMYAYRNAGMEHGPWASERGCLMFVTCTPVDSER
- a CDS encoding uncharacterized protein (EggNog:ENOG41~TransMembrane:1 (i218-236o)), encoding MWRYPEMSDSVMMAQPRKPASRGSRRGRKPTSCTQCHLRKQKCDRNQPCNRCLQRGVAHLCGDSTNGNGGFKHSQSPQVVSIAPPSPSPRPRRVTQPPMSPSLGSLFANRGARAFYGSSYFGHQVASRILSEEGQDLPAGISRGRDTLQSFRDESSSFAQVWDLLGLLPRQKSTVDRLVNIFLAEVNWSLDAVHEATFRSSYDEFWGRRFGFDDLANVDLRWLGLLFIILAFGVLLDSPPHPTLDVQREREEASLRFYWAARRAIVIAPSFYGESTDIVRAGLLVTRYLLYTRRVSESWLTIGFASRMAQAQGMHVDGERWRMTRKATEQRRRLWSHIYTIDRMISLALGRPYAINNQFCLTHEPENVWLDDMEDEEANRAVPQPLSLPTPSVLSSLLYRLAQVVGKIQEKCFGMERVSYEAVLQLDANLVRWSEQLPPYFRLDNPDTAADDALPFLPWHRLYLHTSFHFARIVLHRPFLLRESITDRFRTSHEACMSSALADLKIRLRTMNSTNADSLRWAFGAHNLFNSAMILGIIAVKNPHSAQAGAILEDLEAYCENLHQDPWLNEFGMAELKVVELCISKAKDSRYTSMTAYPSGTPPEPPGPRIQAVDGSGRMRPSDLESPAMSSDMSSIYWPTVWEDGQFTFPGAADFSTWEQMITGIAEENYGGQ